A portion of the Aquicoccus sp. G2-2 genome contains these proteins:
- a CDS encoding MerR family transcriptional regulator — translation MSDIRLSFKEMCERFDVTPRTLRYYEYIELLHPEREGRARFYGPREVERMIHILRGRKWGFQLEGIRQWLLIYEEDGYHARKAWVRSASNQLEVLRSQLEDLKDAIETLEQSRANTASLIETEEAGGDIGNVWRPDLSKMRK, via the coding sequence ATGTCCGATATCCGGCTTTCATTCAAGGAAATGTGCGAACGGTTCGACGTGACCCCCCGCACCTTGCGCTACTACGAATATATCGAACTGTTGCACCCCGAACGCGAGGGCCGCGCCCGCTTTTATGGCCCGCGCGAGGTCGAACGGATGATCCACATTCTGCGTGGCCGCAAATGGGGGTTTCAGCTTGAAGGCATCCGCCAATGGCTGCTGATCTACGAGGAAGACGGCTATCATGCCCGCAAGGCTTGGGTGCGCTCGGCCAGCAACCAGCTTGAAGTGCTGCGCAGTCAGCTCGAAGACCTCAAGGATGCGATCGAAACCCTTGAACAATCACGCGCCAATACCGCCAGCCTGATCGAAACCGAAGAGGCCGGCGGCGATATCGGCAATGTCTGGCGGCCCGACCTCAGCAAAATGCGGAAATGA
- a CDS encoding MerR family DNA-binding transcriptional regulator, with translation MPESTALMTIRQMCDAYDVTPRTLRFYEAKELLFPKREGQKRLYGKRDRARLKLILRGKRFGFSLEEIRQLLNLYDIGDQQQTQLARTVEIGQERLADMIHQRDELNEAITELSEQLDWGGKVLAAMPQDKAAQ, from the coding sequence ATGCCCGAGTCAACCGCACTGATGACCATCCGCCAGATGTGCGATGCTTATGATGTCACCCCGCGTACGCTGCGCTTTTATGAGGCGAAGGAACTTTTGTTCCCAAAACGCGAAGGCCAGAAGCGGCTTTATGGCAAACGCGACCGCGCCCGGCTCAAGCTGATACTGCGCGGCAAACGCTTCGGCTTCAGCCTCGAAGAAATCCGCCAGTTGCTCAACCTCTACGATATCGGCGATCAACAGCAAACCCAACTCGCCCGCACTGTCGAAATCGGGCAGGAGCGGTTGGCTGACATGATCCACCAACGCGACGAATTGAACGAGGCCATCACCGAACTCAGCGAACAACTCGACTGGGGCGGGAAGGTTCTTGCCGCGATGCCGCAGGATAAGGCCGCCCAGTAA
- a CDS encoding PaaI family thioesterase, which translates to MIAKHFIQAIPHARALGMDLTEIGNGTAVIEMPYDEAFVGDPETGVIHGGAVSAVMDTCCGAAAMSHPASPAGTATIDLRIDYMRPATPGQTIITRAECYHITRSVAFVRAVAVDEDESRPVATATGAFTVEGLR; encoded by the coding sequence ATGATCGCTAAACATTTCATTCAGGCGATTCCGCACGCCCGAGCGCTTGGTATGGACCTGACCGAGATCGGCAATGGCACGGCAGTGATCGAGATGCCCTATGACGAGGCGTTCGTGGGCGACCCGGAAACCGGGGTGATTCATGGCGGCGCGGTATCGGCGGTGATGGATACCTGTTGCGGGGCGGCGGCGATGAGCCATCCGGCCTCTCCTGCCGGAACGGCGACGATTGATCTGCGGATCGACTATATGCGCCCGGCCACGCCGGGGCAGACAATCATAACACGCGCCGAATGTTACCATATCACCCGTTCGGTTGCGTTCGTGCGGGCGGTCGCGGTGGATGAGGACGAAAGCCGCCCGGTGGCCACGGCCACGGGGGCGTTCACGGTGGAGGGATTGAGGTGA